The Ptychodera flava strain L36383 chromosome 14, AS_Pfla_20210202, whole genome shotgun sequence genome segment GGAAATTTCAATGGTCAAAGTTACCTGTCATTTTTAGTGATCCTTGCAAAATTCTTTTCTGCACATAAATCTATTGAGTTATGGCCATAACAGTTGCTTTACTGTTATGGGTCCATTATGTAAATTGACACTTTTCAATAGTCAATTCACGTAGCTGCATATTTTCTTTACATTGTTCGGGTTTATATGCAGCCAGTTTCATGATAGGTCATGCTTCCCGACTTCAAAAGATGGCATCCACtgatattcatttgcatataaaattaattttttcatgGTTGATGGTCGAACAATAACCCAGACTGGAAGATCCATTGTTCAAGACAGGTTATAGACCCAGCGGATGTGAATGTGGGAGTATGAGCCCTAGTATGCATCATATACTCTCTCGCAATTGACATGTTGGAAATGTAAACTGTACTGCTCTGTTCTAAACAGGTTTATCTTTTACAGTGTGGGGGATAAAATTTATAATGACTTCCAGAAGTTGTCCCCATAATATGAAATCCAAAGTCAGGCAGTCAGACAGGAAAGAGCATAACAAGAAATCCACAACTAGGCAAAGAATCAAGTCCGGCTTATTTGTAGGTTTTTATAGAATCCTTCACTCTATGGACATATAAAAcagtttcataaagtttaagtGTGGAAAAAGTCTAAAGCTTTGACTGCACATACAACTTTCAAGTTATTGCATGCTGAACTGAATGAAAAATAAGGCGAAAGATTTTGACTAAGTCCAGTTTCATCACTTTAGAACTAGAACAAATAGAAGGTGTTGCAAAAGAGCTATTTCTTTATCACTTCTTGTCTTTGAAAGAGGCcgatatatctttctttcacatatttttctttgttgtgtgtaccggtgctttgctgtctgttctgtgctattttgtgtctatgtttataacaaATGACAATGTGTTACGAATTTCTGTCTAGTGTTggattatggatgggtatgatgtcattattttatgaaacaaGAGTAGAGATGGCTTCTGCAATTCAAAGAGGTCACCTCAAGTGAATGAGATGTGACGTGTCTCAATTTAGACTTGCAAggcaaaatgtacatgtaactgttgctgttgttatatTTAACAGCTcatcattaaaaaaattaattgcaAAGATTCTGTGAGAAGAGAGAGTAAGTAAAGGAAAATAGTCTTACATATTGGCTGGAGAGaactttgttttactttgtcCCCATTTCAACTGCATTTTCCCTATAGAACCTTTCAGGGGTCTGGTTGTAACAATAAGAACACACACAGACCTGCAAACATGAGCACTGGAAAGTtattaaaaaatgcaaaaaaaagccTTCTTGGGTACTTTCGAATTTTAAGCCTACAAACCAAAAAATGGATAGGCTGGCATATATTCTTACAACATTATTAATTCATATCTCTGTCTCTGTATATTGGTGTATCATAAGTAATTTTGGATgctgtttgtattttttttcagaatttgacACATTCCTTATGATGGCGATGGCTCCAGGCCCGATATCATTTTCACCAGTGTTGGCTGGTGTGCCAACTAACGAAGATGCATTCAACTTTGTCAGTGTGCATCCGCATCCGGAATCTTTGTCCTCCTCCCAGCAGCAGTGTCTTCAGTCAGTCATACATGACGATCAAGAGGAAACAGTCGGCGAGTACATCAACAACAGTGACAAGCTTCTCGTTAGCCTCCGAAATCTTTTCAACAACCCGGAGATAAGTGACATCACGATTTTGGTCGGCTCCAAGAAGTATCATGCCCATAAGGTGATTTTGGCTCATTCAAGTGATGTGTTCAAAGTGATGTTGATGAGCGATAAATGGAAAGACGCAGACCAGGGGGAAATCCAGCTTGAAGACACACAGTGTGAAGCTGTCTTTGGTCAGTTCTTGGAGTATCTCTACACTGGTAAGGTTCACATCACCACCGACAAAGCTGTTCCGCTGCTTATCCTTGCAGACAAGTACAACGTGCCTGAGTTGAAGGAATCGTGGGAGCTTTCATGATGCGGCACCTTGTCACGTCTCCTGGCAACAACCACGTGCTGTCGTGGTATCAGTATGCCAAGACGTGTGGCCACCATGACTTGCAAGAAAGCTGTAATCAATTCATCGAGTGGAACATCGACACGATTATCGGGTCACCGGACTGGGAAATGATGGACAGAGATCAGCTGATGTCCCTGCTCAGGAGTTCGGACATTGTCGTCAAGAGCGAGTATTCGTTGTACTGCGCTCTTGAATTGTGGTTGACTCATGCCAGCCGTGCTGAGTACCTGGAGGAAAACCTTCAAGATCTCCTACCACTAATCCGTTTTCCTGTCATGACTCCGCAACAGCTAATCAATCTCGAAGGTCACTCGCTGGTACAAGATCATCCCAACATTTCGAGAAGCACTTCAAACGAGCATTCCGATTTCATGCCGTGCCCGTAGATCTGAGGAGTGAAGAGCACTTCTCCCGCTCCAGGGTGTACGAATTCCGCAACTACACCGGCGCGGATCACAAAATAGCTGCCAGCATAATAATACAAAACTACTCGTCAACATCGGGCAATCTGAACAGAGTGCGTCACAAACAGTCTCTGCACACGGTCATCAGCGGTTCCAATGCAGACAGCCACGATACACTACACTGGGAGATGACGTTCTATCCGAAGGGCTTCTATCGAACAGCCGATGGCTTTGTGGTCGAGAGGAATAACGCAGTCCGGTTCCTCATCACGTTACAGAACGGCAAACCCATTGACATGGACATCATCCATGTCGTTTACAGTCATCAGAACAAGGTCACATTTGTCAAAGATATCTTATACCATTCTCATAGCTTCAGCTCCAATAACGTCTTCCAAATAGAGAATTTACTGCCATTTGATGATCTGAGGTCACAGAACTCTCCATATCTAATTGAAAACTCTCTGAAAATCCAAGTCATCTTAAAACCCAAGATCATGGTCAAGAATGATGGCATTCAAAATTCTGttgaaaattcactgtaaatttCACATTCCATCGTCAGTTGTTCCTCAAATACTCGTTGTTGCATGCGCATCCTAGGCTTTGCTTCAACTTGCATTTGAAACCAATATATTACTGTGGTACTCTCTATACTGCTTTACTTATGTTGTCATAGAGCCCAGTGTGACAATTAAAATGTTGTCATGGAGCCCAGTGTGACAATTAAAATTCATCACCACTGGATGATGCAGCCATTTCTTACTTCAGGGGCAACAGAATTTCATTCAATATATGTTGACCGCATCTCAaatgtttgtcataatttttattgacattataAAAGTTGCAGAGTGTATATATTAATGTTTCTTGACAGACCAAAAGTCAGTTTTGTGATTGCACTTTCTGAGCTTCAGAAAATAATCGTTGATATGTTAATTTAACACTCTGAACAGATAATTAGTGGTTTTCTCACTGAGCTTTACAATAAGGCATTAATTTCAACAATGGGCATTGTTTGTGTTGTGTGTTTATCTTGCCAGTATATTGTTTTCCAAATGAACTGAGTCACTGAAACTCATCAAAGTTGGCAGGACGCGGCTGTGATCTACAAAGGTTCTGATAAATACTCAGATTCATAAATGTGTACTCAGACTATGAAGTTACCTTCctctttatgtctggtatttaaATTTAGCTCTCAAGGACAAAGTACCCACCACAGGACAACTAGTACCATGGGTTCAGTCGATTGGTCTATCACTTTATCCATTCAGGGCAATTTCCAATTTTTCACATCCAAAGCAACTTCATTAATTCATAGTTTGTGGTTTTCATAATCTGTTTTGAGTGCACAAGGGGTGACTATGTAATTAAACTTATAAACGCTTTTGCTTTGGAAACAACATGgtttggggagggggggagggAATAATTCACTGtccaaaaataatgttttgtctTTTAAAAAACTGTTTCATAAAATGAACAGTACATGATTGGAGTTTGTTTTTGTGTATGCTGGAAAAAAAGTCATTATATGAAATACTATTTTTACCTCCCTATGTACATCAATATTTATAAATCCGGAAATACTCTGCAAAGTGCCAGCAACTATAAGTCAATGGTCACATATTCAGTTTGTGTGTTAACATTTACcggtatgtctgtgtgtgttagTAAAGGCAAAAAATGATCATTTACATGGCAGGATGAATAATTAAGCGCTTCCCTTTTATTAGATgctgttttaaaatttatttttatgtttctgGAGTATTTTCtaacattgtttttgttttaaccATGTGAAAGGATGCCATTGTGTTTGACAATGCACATGAGCGATGTGAATCAACTAGGCTGTTGTTCAAATTATGTACCTTTTCTTTGTCATATCCTGTAGGTTACACTGGTATATGAATAATTCATGTAGAATCATGTCTGTATTGCAGTGTGGGGAAAAAAAACAGCCATTGATTTATGGTCATGTTGCTTTGTGTAAAACACGTACTCACTCATCAGTTATGAGGAAAAATAAAGAAGGAAGAATGAATGGATTAATGAATGGAAGAAAGAAAAT includes the following:
- the LOC139149470 gene encoding BTB/POZ domain-containing protein 17-like isoform X1, which gives rise to MSMRNFRSQAAVPVKEFDTFLMMAMAPGPISFSPVLAGVPTNEDAFNFVSVHPHPESLSSSQQQCLQSVIHDDQEETVGEYINNSDKLLVSLRNLFNNPEISDITILVGSKKYHAHKVILAHSSDVFKVMLMSDKWKDADQGEIQLEDTQCEAVFGQFLEYLYTGKVHITTDKAVPLLILADKYNVPELKESWELS